Proteins encoded together in one Sphingomonas radiodurans window:
- a CDS encoding homocysteine S-methyltransferase family protein, with protein sequence MTPRETFHAEAAKRILITDGAFGTEIQNWKLSEADYAGTLGLTHDAKGNNDILALTKPEVPASIHRAYFEAGADIAETNTFSANRISQADYGAEHLVREINLESAKLARSIADEFQAKDGRPRFVAGAVGPTNKTLSLSPDVNDPGYREIDFDYLKDVYREQIDALVEGGADFILIETVFDTLNAKAGVMAAIEAGDALGRDLPIMLSMTLTDLSGRNLSGHTVEAFWHAIRHAKPLTIGLNCSFGAEQLRPHVKTLSEICDALIMVYPNAGLPNELGAYDEAPETTAGLVHEWAAAGQVNVLGGCCGSTPAHIAAIARAVAGVTPRKVPVPPVRTRLAGLEPFSMAAA encoded by the coding sequence ATGACACCGCGTGAAACATTCCATGCCGAGGCGGCCAAGCGCATCCTCATCACCGATGGCGCGTTCGGCACCGAGATCCAGAACTGGAAGCTCTCCGAGGCGGACTATGCCGGGACGCTTGGGCTGACGCACGACGCGAAGGGCAACAACGACATCCTCGCGCTGACCAAGCCCGAGGTGCCGGCGTCGATCCACCGCGCCTATTTCGAGGCGGGGGCGGATATTGCCGAGACCAACACCTTCTCGGCGAACCGGATCAGCCAGGCGGATTATGGCGCCGAGCATCTGGTGCGCGAGATCAACCTTGAGAGCGCGAAGCTGGCGCGGTCGATCGCGGACGAGTTTCAGGCGAAGGACGGTCGGCCGCGGTTCGTGGCGGGCGCTGTGGGGCCGACGAACAAGACGCTGTCGCTATCGCCCGACGTCAACGATCCGGGATATCGCGAGATCGACTTCGATTATTTGAAGGACGTGTATCGCGAGCAGATCGACGCTTTGGTCGAGGGTGGAGCAGACTTCATCCTGATCGAGACGGTGTTCGATACGCTGAATGCCAAGGCGGGCGTGATGGCGGCGATCGAGGCGGGGGATGCGCTGGGGCGCGACCTGCCGATCATGCTGTCGATGACGCTGACCGACCTGTCGGGGCGGAATTTGTCGGGGCATACCGTCGAGGCGTTCTGGCACGCGATCCGGCATGCCAAGCCGCTGACGATCGGGCTGAATTGTTCTTTCGGGGCGGAGCAGCTGCGGCCGCATGTGAAGACGCTGAGCGAGATCTGCGACGCGCTGATCATGGTGTATCCCAATGCGGGGCTGCCTAACGAGCTCGGCGCGTATGACGAGGCGCCGGAGACGACCGCGGGGCTGGTGCATGAATGGGCGGCGGCGGGGCAGGTGAATGTGCTCGGCGGATGCTGCGGATCGACGCCGGCGCATATCGCGGCGATCGCTCGGGCTGTCGCGGGGGTGACGCCGCGCAAGGTTCCGGTGCCGCCGGTGCGCACGCGGCTGGCGGGGCTCGAGCCGTTTTCAATGGCGGCGGCCTGA
- the metF gene encoding methylenetetrahydrofolate reductase [NAD(P)H]: MSLSVNQLEEARRALDAPLYADVAGDIDVSFEFFPPKNEKMAATLWDSVATLAPLGPRFVSVTYGAGGSTRERTHATVARIARETGIPAAAHLTCVEATKAEIDAVAHEYWAAGVRHIVALRGDSPQAGQAYAAHPGGYENAADLVAGLKRLHPFDISVACYPECHPDSADATADLDNLKRKMDAGATRAISQFFFSPDTFFRYRDAVAAAGIDAEIVPGIMPVSNFAAVVRMSKMCGTEVPTWMERLFAGLDDLPEARQLVAATLTAELCRKLYAGGVKQFHFYTLNRAELSYAICHLLGVRAKAREVKVAA, encoded by the coding sequence ATGAGTCTTTCGGTCAATCAGCTCGAGGAAGCCCGGCGCGCATTGGATGCGCCGCTGTATGCCGATGTCGCGGGTGACATCGACGTGAGCTTCGAATTCTTCCCGCCGAAAAACGAGAAGATGGCCGCGACCTTGTGGGATTCGGTCGCGACGCTGGCGCCGCTCGGGCCGCGGTTCGTGTCGGTGACCTATGGCGCGGGCGGATCGACGCGCGAGCGGACGCATGCGACGGTGGCGCGGATCGCGCGCGAGACGGGGATCCCGGCGGCGGCGCATCTGACCTGCGTCGAGGCGACGAAGGCCGAAATCGACGCGGTGGCGCATGAATATTGGGCAGCGGGCGTGCGGCACATCGTCGCGCTGCGCGGCGATTCGCCGCAGGCGGGGCAGGCCTATGCGGCGCATCCCGGTGGTTATGAGAATGCGGCGGATCTGGTCGCGGGGCTCAAGCGGCTGCATCCGTTCGACATTTCGGTGGCCTGCTATCCCGAATGCCATCCGGATTCGGCGGATGCGACCGCCGATCTCGATAATCTCAAGCGCAAGATGGATGCCGGCGCGACGCGCGCGATCAGCCAGTTCTTCTTCTCGCCCGACACGTTCTTTCGCTATCGCGATGCGGTGGCGGCGGCGGGGATCGATGCCGAGATCGTGCCGGGGATCATGCCAGTGAGCAATTTCGCGGCGGTGGTGCGCATGTCGAAGATGTGCGGCACTGAAGTGCCGACGTGGATGGAGCGGCTGTTCGCGGGGCTCGACGATCTGCCCGAGGCGCGGCAGCTGGTCGCGGCGACGCTGACGGCCGAGCTGTGCCGCAAGCTGTATGCGGGCGGGGTGAAGCAGTTTCATTTCTACACGTTGAACCGGGCCGAGCTGAGCTACGCGATTTGCCACTTGTTGGGGGTTCGGGCGAAGGCGCGTGAGGTGAAGGTAGCTGCTTGA
- a CDS encoding ArsR/SmtB family transcription factor: MTKALETFRALADSSRLRILRLLRTMELSVGELALVLGQSQPRVSRHVKILCDARLAERRKEGSWVFVALGEAELVDPVLAAIDAWDGGVPDHDGTTDAARLAAVRADRASSASQWFEAHATEWDAIRSLHIAETDVEAAMRDVLGEAPLGRLVDIGTGTGRMIELFAPRARTALGIDRSSEMLRLARAKLGEQGLGNAELRQADLYSLPLGDGAADVAIVHHVLHYAQQPGAAIVEAARVLAPRGRLLIADFAPHDREELRSRDAHTRLGFSDAQIEGWFATAGLDAERNETLEGGELTVKIWLGRKPGAAVHEVKAA, encoded by the coding sequence GTGACCAAAGCGCTCGAAACCTTCCGTGCTCTCGCCGATTCGTCGCGGCTGCGTATTCTGCGGCTGTTGCGGACGATGGAGCTGTCGGTCGGCGAGTTGGCGCTAGTGCTCGGACAGAGCCAGCCGCGGGTGAGCCGGCATGTGAAGATCCTGTGCGATGCCCGGCTTGCCGAGCGGCGCAAGGAAGGCAGCTGGGTGTTCGTGGCGCTTGGCGAGGCTGAGCTGGTCGATCCGGTGCTCGCGGCGATCGACGCGTGGGACGGCGGCGTGCCCGATCATGACGGCACGACCGATGCGGCGCGGCTGGCGGCGGTGCGCGCCGATCGCGCGTCTTCGGCGTCGCAATGGTTCGAAGCGCATGCGACCGAGTGGGATGCGATCCGATCGCTCCATATCGCAGAGACCGATGTCGAGGCGGCGATGCGCGACGTGCTGGGCGAGGCGCCGCTCGGCCGGCTGGTCGATATCGGAACGGGGACGGGCCGGATGATCGAGCTGTTCGCGCCGCGTGCGCGCACCGCGCTGGGGATCGATCGCAGTTCGGAGATGCTGCGGCTGGCGCGCGCCAAGCTGGGCGAGCAGGGGCTTGGCAATGCTGAACTCAGGCAGGCGGACCTCTATTCGTTGCCGCTGGGGGACGGCGCGGCGGATGTCGCGATCGTCCACCACGTGTTGCATTATGCGCAGCAGCCGGGCGCCGCGATCGTCGAGGCGGCACGTGTGCTCGCCCCGCGCGGGCGGCTGCTGATCGCGGATTTCGCGCCGCACGATCGCGAGGAATTGCGATCGCGCGATGCGCATACCCGGCTCGGCTTTTCGGACGCGCAGATCGAGGGGTGGTTCGCGACCGCCGGGCTCGATGCGGAGCGCAACGAAACGCTGGAGGGCGGCGAACTCACGGTGAAGATCTGGCTCGGGCGCAAGCCTGGGGCCGCAGTGCATGAGGTGAAGGCGGCATGA
- a CDS encoding aldo/keto reductase, producing MIKRRLGSSDLQIAPLVLGGNVFGWTADRAASFAVLDAFVDGGGTMIDTADGYSIWAPGHEGGESERMIGEWLRASGKRDSVLIATKVGTLAGEGGEKLQPTRIAAACEASLKRLGTDRIDLYFAHRDDEDTPQEAALEAFAKLVDAGKVRVLGASNFHAARLKSANEKARAAGLPRYDALQPEYNLVSRHRFEGELQDYCIEWNVGVVPYYGLASGFLTGKYRSRDDFAKSVRGGRMGDLLDGKGKAVLDALDAVAAETDATLAQIALAWLIAQPGVTAPIASATSAAQIEELTPAMTLELTTEQLDRLTNAGA from the coding sequence ATGATCAAGCGCCGCCTTGGCTCGTCCGATCTTCAGATCGCGCCCTTGGTGCTCGGCGGCAACGTGTTCGGCTGGACGGCTGATCGCGCTGCCAGCTTTGCGGTGCTCGATGCATTCGTCGATGGCGGCGGCACCATGATCGACACGGCCGACGGCTATTCGATCTGGGCGCCGGGGCACGAAGGCGGTGAATCCGAACGGATGATCGGCGAATGGCTTCGCGCTTCGGGCAAGCGCGATAGTGTGCTGATCGCTACCAAGGTCGGGACGCTGGCGGGGGAAGGCGGCGAGAAGTTGCAGCCCACGCGCATCGCAGCCGCGTGCGAAGCCTCGCTGAAGCGGCTCGGCACCGATCGCATCGATCTCTATTTCGCGCATCGCGACGATGAAGATACGCCGCAGGAAGCCGCGCTCGAGGCATTCGCGAAACTGGTCGACGCCGGCAAGGTGCGTGTGCTCGGCGCGTCGAACTTCCACGCCGCCCGGCTGAAGTCCGCCAACGAGAAGGCGCGCGCCGCCGGACTGCCGCGGTACGATGCGCTTCAGCCCGAATATAATCTCGTCAGCCGCCACCGCTTCGAAGGCGAGCTGCAGGACTATTGCATCGAATGGAATGTCGGCGTCGTGCCTTATTATGGGCTCGCCTCCGGTTTCCTCACCGGGAAATATCGCTCGCGCGACGATTTCGCAAAAAGCGTGCGCGGTGGGCGTATGGGCGATCTGCTCGACGGCAAGGGCAAGGCAGTGCTCGACGCGCTCGATGCGGTGGCCGCCGAGACCGATGCGACGCTGGCGCAGATCGCGCTCGCGTGGCTCATCGCCCAGCCCGGCGTAACCGCACCGATCGCCAGCGCGACCAGCGCCGCGCAGATCGAGGAGCTTACGCCCGCAATGACGCTGGAACTGACCACCGAGCAGCTCGATCGGCTCACCAACGCAGGCGCATAA
- a CDS encoding L,D-transpeptidase family protein, whose amino-acid sequence MHYHDNMLSPFRLVLLSSAIALGSVTFAATRPPPAPRVLASQIVPQPRAPADKPVAPTAPAPSQQTAGYTIKSILPINGPMKMGEHHWDESAAPKTGTIVITVDLAAQVLSVFRDGHEIGAAAVLFGADSKPTPLGVYPITQKDADHVSNIYHAPMPYMLRLTNDGIAVHASEVADGFMTHGCIGIPKPFAKQLFATAKLGDKVIITRGEALEVGQAVKAA is encoded by the coding sequence TTGCACTATCACGACAACATGCTCTCGCCGTTTCGACTCGTGCTACTCTCCTCCGCGATCGCGCTCGGTTCGGTCACCTTTGCGGCGACCAGGCCTCCGCCGGCGCCTCGCGTGCTCGCCAGCCAGATCGTCCCGCAGCCGCGCGCCCCGGCGGACAAGCCCGTGGCACCGACCGCCCCGGCGCCCAGCCAGCAGACCGCCGGCTACACCATCAAGTCGATCCTCCCGATCAATGGCCCGATGAAGATGGGCGAACATCACTGGGACGAAAGCGCCGCGCCGAAGACCGGCACGATCGTCATCACCGTCGATCTTGCCGCGCAAGTTCTCAGCGTCTTCCGCGACGGACACGAGATCGGCGCCGCCGCAGTGCTGTTCGGCGCCGATTCCAAGCCCACCCCGCTGGGCGTCTATCCGATCACGCAGAAAGACGCCGATCACGTCTCGAACATCTACCACGCGCCCATGCCGTACATGCTGCGCCTCACCAACGACGGCATCGCGGTCCACGCCAGCGAAGTCGCCGACGGCTTCATGACGCACGGCTGCATCGGCATTCCCAAGCCCTTCGCCAAGCAACTGTTCGCGACGGCGAAGCTCGGCGACAAGGTGATCATCACCCGCGGCGAGGCGCTCGAAGTCGGCCAAGCGGTGAAGGCAGCCTGA
- a CDS encoding helix-turn-helix domain-containing protein yields the protein MAERKLMAGHVVRRLRRQLGLSQAAMAEMLTISPSYLNLIERNQRPVSATLLVKLAETFDFDPRALAAAEPGGGRDAMRRRLADPMFADLEIDRNELEEWLAAAPGGAEAFARAFDRLGQGGATPTAPADDPVSLVRREIERWRNHFPDLDAAAEALADELRLGAGDLYGAIAERLRVRHSLTIRILPVEVMPDVLRRLDLHARQLQLSELLDPASRTFAAAFQLALIEARAEIDALGVGASFGQLAADRLFRRHLASYFAAAVMMPYARFLRACESTGYDIELLQRRFGAGFEQVAHRLTTMQRVGARGLPFFMVRVDRAGQSSKRYAGASGAALVEAEGRCPLWNLHRALDRPGHLLVQLVELEGGERWLTMARTVTPQGQRYGLVSAEFAVGIGVAAEHAGQLAAARGFDLTGTAMPIGLGCRQCFRADCAQRAAGPAGRALTINERERRVTALTFAGD from the coding sequence ATGGCTGAGCGCAAGCTGATGGCGGGGCATGTGGTGCGGCGGTTGCGGCGGCAGCTGGGGCTGAGCCAGGCGGCGATGGCCGAGATGCTGACGATCAGCCCGAGCTACCTGAACCTCATCGAGCGCAACCAGCGCCCCGTTTCGGCGACGCTGCTGGTGAAGCTTGCCGAGACGTTCGACTTCGACCCGCGCGCACTGGCCGCGGCAGAACCGGGCGGCGGGCGCGACGCGATGCGGCGGCGACTGGCCGATCCGATGTTCGCCGACCTCGAGATCGATCGCAACGAACTGGAGGAATGGCTCGCCGCGGCGCCGGGCGGGGCGGAGGCGTTCGCGCGCGCGTTCGACCGGCTGGGGCAGGGGGGTGCGACGCCGACCGCGCCCGCCGACGATCCGGTGTCGCTGGTGCGGCGCGAGATCGAGCGCTGGCGCAACCATTTCCCTGATCTGGATGCTGCGGCCGAAGCGCTGGCAGACGAACTGCGGCTCGGTGCGGGCGATCTGTATGGCGCGATCGCCGAGCGATTGCGCGTGCGCCACAGTCTGACGATTCGGATCCTTCCGGTCGAGGTGATGCCCGACGTGCTGCGGCGGTTGGACCTTCACGCGCGGCAGCTTCAGCTGTCCGAGCTGCTCGATCCGGCGAGCCGCACCTTTGCGGCGGCGTTCCAGCTCGCGCTGATCGAGGCGCGGGCGGAGATCGATGCGTTGGGCGTCGGCGCGAGCTTCGGCCAGCTGGCAGCGGATCGGCTGTTTCGGCGACATCTCGCGAGTTATTTCGCCGCGGCGGTGATGATGCCGTACGCGCGCTTCCTGCGGGCCTGCGAGTCGACGGGGTATGACATCGAGTTGCTGCAGCGGCGGTTTGGCGCGGGGTTCGAGCAAGTCGCGCATCGGCTGACGACGATGCAGCGGGTGGGCGCGCGCGGTCTGCCGTTCTTCATGGTCCGCGTCGATCGGGCCGGGCAATCGTCGAAACGCTATGCCGGTGCGAGCGGCGCGGCGCTGGTCGAGGCGGAGGGGCGGTGCCCGCTATGGAATTTGCATCGCGCGCTGGACCGGCCGGGGCATTTGCTGGTGCAGCTCGTGGAGCTGGAGGGCGGCGAGCGCTGGCTGACGATGGCGCGCACGGTGACGCCGCAGGGGCAGCGGTACGGCCTCGTTTCGGCGGAGTTCGCGGTCGGGATCGGCGTCGCGGCGGAACATGCCGGGCAGCTGGCAGCGGCGCGCGGCTTCGACCTGACGGGGACGGCGATGCCGATCGGGCTGGGGTGTCGCCAGTGCTTCCGCGCCGATTGCGCGCAACGCGCCGCCGGGCCGGCCGGGCGCGCGCTGACGATCAACGAGCGGGAACGGCGCGTGACGGCGCTGACGTTCGCGGGGGATTAG
- a CDS encoding isocitrate lyase — protein MNYQEHTAQIGQLVASYNGTWDGIDPESVARMRLQNRFRSGIDIARYTAGIMRRDMAAYDANPAEYTQSLGCWHGFIGQQKLISIKKHFGTTKGRYLYLSGWMVAALRSEFGPLPDQSMHEKTSVPALIEELYTFLKQADARELGMMFRDLDKARDAGNEIEAQRLLHAIDNYETHVVPIIADIDAGFGNAEATYLLAKKMIEAGACALQIENQVSDEKQCGHQDGKVTVPHEDFLAKVRACRYAFLELGVEDGIIVTRTDSLGAGLTKQIAFSKEAGDIGDQYNAFLDCEEVTDLATLRGDVVIERDGKLMRPKRLPSNLFQFREGTGADRCVLDCINSLQNGADLLWIETEKPHIEQIASMVDRIREVIPNAKLVYNNSPSFNWTLNFRQQVFDAWAEAGKDLSSYDRTRLMSVDYDDTELAAEADEKIRTFQKDAAARAGIFHHLITLPTYHTAALSTDNLAKEYFGEAGMLGYVKGVQRKEIREGIACVKHQNMSGSDIGDDHKEYFAGEAALKAGGTHNTMNQFAA, from the coding sequence ATGAACTACCAGGAACACACCGCCCAGATCGGCCAACTCGTCGCCAGCTACAACGGCACCTGGGACGGCATTGATCCTGAGTCGGTCGCGCGGATGCGGCTGCAGAACCGGTTCCGCAGCGGGATCGACATCGCCCGCTACACCGCCGGCATCATGCGCCGCGACATGGCAGCGTATGATGCAAACCCGGCCGAATACACGCAATCGCTCGGTTGCTGGCACGGCTTCATCGGTCAGCAGAAGCTCATCTCGATCAAGAAGCATTTCGGCACCACGAAGGGTCGCTACCTCTATTTATCTGGCTGGATGGTAGCCGCATTGCGCAGCGAGTTCGGCCCGCTTCCCGACCAGTCGATGCACGAGAAGACGAGCGTCCCCGCACTGATCGAAGAGCTGTACACCTTCCTGAAGCAGGCAGACGCCCGCGAACTCGGCATGATGTTCCGCGATCTCGACAAGGCGCGCGACGCCGGCAACGAGATCGAAGCGCAGCGGTTGCTCCACGCGATCGACAATTACGAGACCCACGTCGTGCCGATCATCGCCGACATCGATGCGGGCTTCGGCAATGCCGAGGCGACGTACCTGCTCGCCAAGAAGATGATCGAGGCCGGTGCCTGCGCGCTGCAAATCGAGAATCAGGTGTCCGACGAAAAGCAGTGCGGCCATCAGGACGGCAAGGTCACCGTGCCGCACGAGGACTTTCTCGCCAAGGTCCGCGCCTGCCGGTATGCCTTCCTTGAGCTTGGCGTCGAAGACGGGATCATCGTGACGCGTACGGACTCGCTCGGTGCAGGCCTGACCAAGCAAATCGCGTTCTCGAAGGAAGCCGGCGACATTGGTGATCAGTACAACGCCTTCCTCGATTGCGAGGAGGTAACCGACCTCGCCACCCTGCGCGGCGACGTCGTAATCGAGCGTGACGGAAAGCTGATGCGTCCGAAGCGGCTGCCGTCCAACCTCTTCCAGTTCCGTGAAGGCACTGGCGCTGATCGCTGCGTGCTCGACTGCATTAACAGCCTTCAGAACGGCGCCGACCTATTGTGGATCGAGACCGAGAAGCCGCACATCGAGCAGATCGCCTCGATGGTCGATCGCATCCGCGAGGTGATCCCGAACGCCAAGCTGGTGTACAACAACTCGCCAAGCTTCAACTGGACGCTGAATTTCCGGCAGCAGGTTTTCGACGCTTGGGCGGAAGCCGGCAAGGATCTGTCGAGCTACGATCGCACGCGCCTAATGAGCGTCGATTATGACGACACTGAGCTCGCCGCGGAGGCGGACGAAAAGATCCGTACATTCCAAAAGGACGCCGCAGCGCGCGCAGGCATCTTCCATCATCTGATCACCTTGCCGACCTATCACACCGCGGCACTGTCCACCGACAATCTCGCCAAGGAGTATTTCGGCGAGGCTGGCATGCTTGGCTACGTCAAGGGCGTGCAGCGCAAGGAAATCCGCGAAGGTATCGCCTGCGTGAAGCACCAGAATATGTCGGGCAGCGACATCGGCGACGACCACAAGGAATATTTTGCCGGTGAGGCCGCACTGAAGGCCGGCGGCACGCACAACACAATGAATCAATTCGCGGCTTGA
- a CDS encoding 3-hydroxybutyrate dehydrogenase codes for MFLKGKTALITGSTSGIGLAYAKAFAAEGAAVMINGFGDADAIEAERAGLTETSGAGALYDPADMTKPGEIARMVARCHAELGGPDIVVNNAGIQFVSPVTEFPKDKWDAIIAINLTSAFHVMQAAIPHMRVKRWGRIISTASAHSLVASPNKAAYVAAKHGLAGLSKSVALETATDGITVNCISPGYVWTPLVENQIPDTMKARGLTREQVINDVLLAAQPTKQFVTPEEVAAFALFLCRDEAASITGANLTADGGWTAA; via the coding sequence ATGTTTCTCAAAGGCAAGACGGCGCTTATCACCGGCTCCACCTCCGGGATCGGCCTTGCGTACGCCAAGGCGTTTGCGGCCGAGGGCGCGGCGGTGATGATCAATGGCTTTGGTGACGCAGACGCGATTGAGGCGGAACGCGCTGGGCTCACCGAGACGAGTGGAGCGGGCGCGCTCTACGATCCGGCCGACATGACCAAGCCTGGCGAGATCGCCCGCATGGTCGCGCGGTGCCACGCAGAGTTGGGCGGGCCCGACATTGTCGTCAACAATGCGGGCATTCAGTTCGTGTCGCCTGTCACCGAATTCCCGAAGGACAAGTGGGATGCGATCATCGCGATCAACCTGACCAGCGCGTTCCACGTCATGCAGGCCGCGATCCCGCACATGCGCGTGAAGCGATGGGGGCGGATCATCTCGACCGCCTCGGCGCACAGCCTCGTCGCCAGCCCGAACAAGGCGGCTTACGTCGCGGCAAAGCATGGGCTTGCCGGTCTGAGCAAGTCGGTCGCGCTTGAGACGGCGACCGACGGGATTACGGTGAACTGCATCTCGCCAGGTTACGTCTGGACGCCACTGGTCGAGAACCAGATCCCCGACACGATGAAGGCGCGCGGGCTGACGCGTGAACAGGTAATCAACGACGTATTGCTGGCGGCACAGCCGACCAAGCAGTTCGTGACACCCGAGGAGGTCGCCGCCTTCGCTCTCTTCCTCTGCCGCGATGAGGCGGCGTCAATAACTGGTGCGAACCTGACCGCAGATGGTGGTTGGACGGCGGCTTGA
- a CDS encoding DUF3734 domain-containing protein, whose protein sequence is MADIEPTSPVRRSRRRAKVLPLPDQVALVLQGGGALGSYQGGVIEALSAVAIEPDWVAGISIGAVNAAIVAGNPPERRVERLRAFWDQATSWLPSFPILPDDMVREFVHEWSAGFVALAGVPGFFGPRFVPPVFASPGSIEALSFYDATPLRATLDELIDWDLVNHGPVRLSVGAVDVESGNFRYFDTTEEWVDARHVMASGALPPGLPPVEIDGRWYWDGGLVSNTPLQHVLDNQREGMIVFQVDLFSAADQRPRTIMDVAARAKEITFSSRTRQVTDQLMKLRKERELVRKVLAKLPAELRADADVAQLAEMSAEQPVSLVHLIYRANAWEGGARDYEFSTRTMREHWAAGGAAVDATMDNAELVAENILTGRTAAFDLAR, encoded by the coding sequence ATGGCCGATATCGAACCCACATCGCCGGTAAGGCGCTCGCGGCGCCGAGCCAAAGTCCTGCCGCTGCCTGATCAGGTCGCACTTGTATTGCAGGGCGGCGGAGCGCTCGGCAGCTATCAGGGGGGCGTGATCGAAGCGCTTTCCGCGGTGGCAATCGAGCCAGACTGGGTGGCCGGTATATCGATTGGCGCGGTCAACGCTGCGATCGTCGCGGGCAACCCACCAGAGCGGCGCGTCGAGCGGCTCAGGGCATTCTGGGACCAGGCGACGAGCTGGCTGCCGAGCTTCCCAATCCTGCCGGACGATATGGTTCGCGAGTTCGTCCATGAATGGTCGGCGGGGTTTGTTGCGCTGGCCGGCGTGCCGGGCTTTTTCGGGCCGCGCTTCGTGCCACCAGTTTTCGCGTCGCCAGGTTCGATCGAGGCGCTGAGCTTCTATGACGCGACACCGCTCCGTGCCACGCTCGACGAACTAATCGACTGGGATCTCGTCAACCACGGCCCGGTGCGGCTGTCGGTCGGCGCAGTCGATGTCGAGAGCGGCAATTTCCGCTATTTCGATACGACCGAGGAATGGGTAGACGCGCGCCACGTGATGGCGTCTGGCGCGCTGCCGCCGGGCCTGCCGCCTGTGGAAATCGATGGCCGCTGGTATTGGGACGGCGGGCTGGTGTCGAACACGCCGCTTCAGCACGTGCTCGACAATCAACGCGAAGGCATGATCGTTTTCCAGGTCGATTTGTTCTCCGCGGCCGATCAGCGCCCGCGCACGATCATGGACGTGGCAGCGCGCGCGAAGGAGATCACCTTTTCTAGCCGCACGCGGCAGGTGACTGACCAGCTGATGAAGCTGCGCAAGGAGCGCGAACTCGTCCGCAAGGTGCTGGCGAAACTGCCGGCCGAGCTGCGCGCCGACGCCGATGTCGCGCAGCTCGCTGAGATGTCAGCTGAGCAACCGGTCAGTCTCGTCCACCTGATCTACCGCGCCAATGCGTGGGAAGGCGGCGCGCGTGATTACGAATTCTCCACGCGGACGATGCGCGAGCATTGGGCCGCCGGCGGGGCCGCGGTCGACGCGACGATGGACAATGCCGAACTCGTCGCGGAAAACATCCTTACCGGGCGTACCGCGGCGTTCGACCTCGCACGATAG